From a single Chthoniobacterales bacterium genomic region:
- a CDS encoding GxxExxY protein — MEGKQYDLAGEVIGAAMKVHRALGPGFLETVYANALAYELETQGFAFQSEQPLAVTYSGVIVGSYVADLIVGGALIVEIKAVLTLAKAQEAQLVNYLTATGIETGLLLNFGAPSLEFKRRQRVL; from the coding sequence TTGGAAGGGAAGCAATACGATCTCGCCGGAGAGGTGATCGGTGCGGCCATGAAGGTGCATCGCGCCCTCGGGCCTGGTTTTCTGGAAACTGTTTACGCGAATGCGCTTGCTTACGAGCTCGAGACCCAGGGATTTGCCTTCCAGAGCGAGCAGCCTCTGGCGGTGACTTACAGCGGCGTGATCGTCGGAAGTTACGTTGCCGATCTCATCGTGGGCGGCGCGCTGATTGTCGAAATCAAAGCCGTCCTCACTCTCGCCAAGGCCCAGGAGGCCCAGCTCGTCAACTACCTCACCGCGACCGGGATCGAAACCGGCCTGCTCCTGAATTTTGGCGCCCCAAGCCTCGAATTTAAGCGCCGCCAGAGAGTCCTCTAA